In Ictidomys tridecemlineatus isolate mIctTri1 chromosome 16, mIctTri1.hap1, whole genome shotgun sequence, a single genomic region encodes these proteins:
- the LOC144371241 gene encoding chromodomain-helicase-DNA-binding protein 1-like: protein MKTRVQEQDLQQCAPVQALRLCGCRCGGTRKTHRPFDSPEGACAPRRWLAAGWLSSPHVRTTDARAFLRGVHLCPYQLKGVNWLAQGFHCQNGCILGDEMGLGKTCQTIALLIYLKVK from the exons ATGAAGACGCGGGTGCAGGAGCAGGACTTACAGCAGTGCG CCCCGGTCCAGGCGCTCCGGCTGTGCGGGTGTCGCTGCGGTGGGACTCGGAAGACGCACCGCCCTTTTGACTCTCCTGAAGGAGCCTGCGCGCCCCGCAGGTGGCTGGCCGCTGGGTGGTTGTCCTCCCCGCACGTTCGGACCACGGACGCTCGCGCCTTCCTGCGCG gagtTCATTTATGCCCTTATCAACTGAAGGGAGTCAACTGGCTAGCCCAGGGATTCCACTGTCAAAATGGCTGCATCCTGGGAGATGAGATGGGCCTTGGTAAGACCTGCCAG ACGATTGCTCTCCTCATTTACTTGAAGGTTAAATGA